One Halolamina litorea genomic window carries:
- a CDS encoding LeuA family protein — protein sequence MYRGVQCLTTTRARRYPRRIEFSQGTLKTDSEFATARIFDTTLRDGEQSPRTSFSYDDKREIAAALDTAGVDAIEAGFPVNSDAEFAAVRDIASAADTTVCGLARVVEKDVEAAIDAGVDLVHVFASTSDVQIEDSMHASREAVIERSVRSVERAAESGAEVMFSPMDATRTDPDYLAEVVEAVSAVGVDWINVPDTCGVATPGRFADLIRTVREHTDARIDVHTHDDFGLASANALAGFEAGADRAQVSVGGIGERAGNAAFEQVVMAAESVYGADTGVDTTKITELARIVEARSGVPTAPNAPVVGDNAFAHESGIHAAGVIENSATFEPGVMTPEMVGAERELVLGKHTGTHSVRERLRQAGYDPTDEEVRAVTREVKDRGAAGDEITEDTLTTVAEANDVAREPERITEEPAR from the coding sequence CTGTACCGTGGTGTACAATGTCTCACGACAACGAGGGCACGTCGGTATCCCCGGCGGATCGAGTTCTCCCAGGGCACGCTGAAAACTGATTCCGAGTTCGCCACGGCTCGGATCTTCGACACCACCCTGCGAGACGGTGAACAGTCGCCCCGTACTTCGTTCTCCTACGACGACAAACGCGAGATAGCCGCGGCGCTCGATACGGCGGGCGTCGACGCCATCGAGGCTGGCTTCCCGGTGAACTCCGACGCGGAGTTCGCCGCGGTCCGGGACATCGCGTCGGCGGCCGACACGACGGTGTGTGGGCTCGCCCGCGTCGTCGAGAAGGACGTCGAGGCCGCAATCGACGCCGGCGTCGATCTGGTCCACGTGTTCGCGTCGACCAGCGACGTCCAGATCGAGGACTCGATGCACGCCAGCCGCGAGGCCGTGATCGAGCGCTCGGTCCGGAGCGTCGAGCGCGCCGCCGAGTCCGGGGCCGAGGTGATGTTTTCCCCGATGGACGCCACCCGAACCGACCCCGACTACCTCGCCGAGGTGGTCGAGGCGGTATCGGCGGTCGGCGTCGATTGGATCAACGTCCCCGACACCTGCGGGGTCGCCACACCCGGGCGGTTCGCGGACCTGATCCGCACCGTTCGGGAACACACCGACGCGCGGATCGACGTGCATACGCACGACGACTTCGGGCTGGCGAGCGCGAACGCGCTGGCCGGGTTCGAGGCCGGCGCCGACCGGGCGCAGGTCTCAGTCGGCGGCATCGGCGAGCGCGCCGGCAACGCCGCCTTCGAGCAGGTCGTCATGGCCGCCGAGAGCGTCTACGGCGCAGACACCGGGGTCGACACCACGAAGATCACCGAACTGGCACGGATCGTCGAGGCACGCAGCGGCGTGCCGACGGCGCCGAACGCGCCGGTCGTCGGCGACAACGCGTTCGCCCACGAGTCCGGCATCCACGCCGCCGGCGTCATCGAGAACTCGGCGACGTTCGAGCCGGGCGTCATGACCCCGGAGATGGTCGGGGCCGAGCGCGAACTGGTGTTGGGCAAACACACCGGCACCCACTCGGTCCGCGAACGCCTGCGGCAGGCGGGCTACGACCCGACCGACGAGGAGGTCCGCGCGGTCACCCGCGAGGTGAAAGACCGCGGTGCCGCCGGCGACGAGATCACCGAGGACACCCTCACGACCGTCGCCGAGGCCAACGACGTGGCCCGAGAACCCGAACGTATCACGGAGGAACCGGCCCGATGA
- the ilvB gene encoding biosynthetic-type acetolactate synthase large subunit gives MSERAHPAPPEEGTEPERHDRTELSDEQPTEPAPPATGADAAIAALTAAGVEHVFGVQGGAIMPVYDALAEADDGPTHLTMAHEQAAAHAADAYGQVTGEPGVCMATSGPGATNLITGIADADMDSDPVVALTGQVPTEFLGNDAFQETDTVGVTRPITKENYFAGDADRIGATVSEAVELAGAGRPGPTLVDLPKDASTTETAAGPEPGRLPTYYDVPDRADESAIEAAAAAFEAAERPLVLAGGGVVKAEASEELRAFVNEADVPVVTTMPGIGTVPEDDERCLSWAGMHGTGAANMAVSHTDCLFAVGTRFDDRLTGGVETFAPDATVIHADIDAAEISKNVEADHALVGDAAAVIEQMHDAMATGSSDGSETDTGSDRHAAWREQCREWQDDYPMTYAAPEDEPLKPQFVVEAADAATPDDAVVTAGVGQHQMWAAQYWTFRHPRSWVASHGLGTMGYGLPAAIGAKLAAPDREVVCFEGDGSFLMTLQELSVAARENLDVTVIVLNNEAIGMVRQWQDAFFEGRHTASEYGWVPEFAAIAEAFGAKGFTLETYDEVADTLEAAFAHDGPSVVDARIDPRENVYPMVESGGDNSGFALAEDQL, from the coding sequence ATGAGCGAGCGAGCACATCCGGCGCCACCTGAGGAGGGGACGGAGCCGGAACGCCACGACCGAACCGAACTGAGCGACGAACAGCCGACAGAGCCGGCGCCGCCGGCGACCGGTGCCGACGCCGCAATCGCCGCCCTCACGGCGGCCGGCGTCGAGCACGTCTTCGGCGTCCAGGGCGGAGCAATCATGCCCGTCTACGACGCGCTGGCGGAAGCCGACGACGGGCCGACGCATCTGACGATGGCCCACGAGCAAGCCGCGGCTCACGCCGCGGACGCCTACGGGCAGGTCACCGGCGAGCCGGGAGTCTGTATGGCCACCTCCGGCCCGGGCGCGACGAACCTCATCACCGGCATCGCCGACGCCGACATGGACTCGGACCCCGTCGTCGCGCTGACCGGACAGGTCCCGACCGAGTTCCTCGGCAACGACGCGTTCCAGGAGACCGACACCGTCGGCGTCACCCGACCGATCACGAAGGAGAACTACTTCGCGGGCGACGCCGACCGGATCGGCGCGACCGTCAGCGAGGCCGTCGAACTGGCCGGCGCCGGACGACCCGGGCCGACGCTGGTGGACCTGCCGAAGGACGCCAGCACGACCGAAACCGCGGCCGGCCCGGAACCGGGCCGGCTGCCGACGTACTACGACGTGCCAGACCGCGCCGACGAGTCGGCAATCGAGGCCGCCGCCGCGGCGTTCGAGGCGGCCGAGCGGCCGCTGGTACTGGCCGGCGGCGGCGTGGTGAAGGCGGAGGCAAGCGAGGAACTCCGGGCGTTCGTCAATGAAGCGGACGTGCCCGTGGTGACGACGATGCCGGGCATCGGCACCGTCCCCGAGGACGACGAGCGCTGCCTCTCGTGGGCGGGAATGCACGGCACCGGCGCCGCCAACATGGCGGTGTCCCACACCGACTGCCTGTTCGCGGTCGGCACGCGTTTCGACGACCGGCTGACCGGGGGCGTCGAGACGTTCGCGCCCGACGCGACGGTGATCCACGCCGACATCGACGCCGCGGAGATATCCAAGAACGTCGAGGCCGACCACGCGCTGGTCGGCGACGCCGCCGCCGTCATCGAGCAGATGCACGACGCGATGGCGACTGGGTCGAGCGACGGGAGCGAGACCGACACCGGCAGTGACCGCCACGCGGCGTGGCGCGAGCAGTGTCGCGAGTGGCAGGACGACTACCCGATGACGTACGCGGCGCCGGAGGACGAGCCGCTCAAACCGCAGTTCGTCGTCGAGGCCGCCGACGCGGCGACGCCGGACGACGCCGTCGTCACCGCCGGCGTCGGCCAGCACCAGATGTGGGCCGCCCAGTACTGGACGTTCCGCCACCCCCGGAGTTGGGTCGCCAGCCACGGGCTGGGAACGATGGGCTACGGCCTGCCGGCCGCCATCGGTGCCAAGCTCGCCGCGCCCGACCGGGAGGTGGTCTGTTTCGAGGGCGACGGCTCGTTCCTGATGACGCTGCAGGAGCTCTCTGTCGCGGCCCGCGAGAACCTCGACGTGACCGTGATCGTACTCAACAACGAGGCGATCGGGATGGTCCGGCAGTGGCAGGACGCCTTCTTCGAGGGGCGCCACACCGCCTCGGAGTACGGCTGGGTGCCCGAGTTCGCCGCCATCGCCGAGGCGTTCGGCGCGAAGGGGTTCACCCTGGAGACGTACGACGAGGTGGCGGACACCCTCGAAGCGGCGTTCGCCCACGACGGGCCGTCGGTCGTCGACGCCCGGATCGACCCTCGGGAGAACGTCTACCCGATGGTCGAGAGCGGCGGCGACAACAGCGGGTTCGCGCTGGCGGAGGACCAGCTATGA